In Synchiropus splendidus isolate RoL2022-P1 chromosome 15, RoL_Sspl_1.0, whole genome shotgun sequence, the genomic stretch cctttcttTCCTCGACAGCCTTCAGGAAAGAGCACAAGATGACTGTTAAAAAGAAGTGAGATTATTGTTGCTCAAAACAAACATCCTGTTTATGATAACATGTTAATGTTGAAGATATTGTCACCAACCAAtgagatttattttaattaaacatAATGTGTTTCCTTTATCAGGAAAAAGTGCAGTTGTCTAATGTCTGGACACTACACTATATTTTCacgttggtttttttttcaatgggtATATTGGTCGTTCACTACACTTGGAGTTTCTTGTCGGCCGGAAACGTTCCCTTTAAGCGGAGCTGCAACGCACCTGCGCGGCCACACCTGAAGCAACTTCCTGACACTCACAACAACGGGGAGTAAGTACAGGACAAAAATCGAACACTTCACCTCGCTCCGGTCAGTGTGTCGCCCGAAATGCTATCTCGCTACGTTATATCCAACAGTCGAGCGTGTTTGGAGCCGTGGCGCTGGTTTGTTGTCCCTTTAGCATATTAGCATGTTAGCTATCAGTGCTGCTGCCTCGCAAATGGCTCGATGAACTTTGGCTTTGTCGGTCGGGTTCCAGAGTGCGCACGAATAAGGAGTTTTTAAACTTTCACAGCTGTTGTTGCGAATTAATGGCTATATTCGTGGAACGTCGCTGTGTTATGTGATGTGACGTCAAGCGCAAAAGGGGCGGAGCCAAATCGTTTATTTCCGTCAAAATAAAAACGATCTCGTCCTAGCATCTGTGTCTGGGAAGAAATCAGAgcgtcagaatcagaattcagaatcagaataaaagttattgccatggtcagtggggagcccattaaataggaaagtgttttggaataacgtgcagtcaaaaataaataaataataaactaaaataaaaagggaaaaaataataaaaataaataaataaaaattaaaaataaataaataaataaaataaaataaaaaaacaacaaggctgttcacgaattctgAGGTGCGGCTCCACATTTGAACTGAACCAGCTGTTCGCCTTGCGACATTACGACCACCTTCCTGGGTTTGCGATGATGGACCGGTGGTGGTATGATTGCGGCATGTCACTCATCATTCTTCTTGGACAGGACTTTGAACTGCAGCATGATGGAGGATGTGGGTGGAGCAAAGACGACAGGTGaggcacaggaggaggaggaggagaggtcggcccgGACGGAGGCCAGTACTCTGCAGTGGTCCCAGTCCAGACAGGCCGGGGGGCAGACAGCGAAGGGCGACAGGCTGAGTGTGAGGTCCGATGTGTCCCGAGAGGCGGTGAGCTGGACAGAGAGCCAGCGTGAGCTGCAGGTGGAGAAGGAGAAACAGgagtggagagcagaggagccGGTGGCAGATAAGGTGGTGcacctggacctgctggagcACGGCATGGAGGAGAATTGTCTTCCAGAGAAGGCAGCTCAGGTGTTCAGCCCTGCCATCACAGTCCTCCCTGCACCAACCTCCCCCACGGAGAGTGACGCCTGCTGGGAGCAACGGCAATCCTTCCTGGCTAACCAGGACTACAACCAACATGGCTACCAGTACGACTGGCCGGAGGAGACCCAGCCTTCCAGATGTATGGATGATCCGTCAGATGGGCGGGGTTTGGAGTGGTTCACTCTATCACCCAGGTCACCTGTCTATCACCCTCAGGTGGGCGGGGCTGCCCGGGTAGAGATGTTCTGAAAATGAGCGTGTCCCTGACCACGGCAGCCATCTTCTTCCCGTTCCTGGTCTGGGGTGGTTTTGTATTCCTGCCGTTCGATGCCCCGCTGCTGGACAGTGCCCCCCTCCGGCTGGTTTACACGTTGCGCTGCTCTGTTTTCGCGGCGCTGCCGATCATCCTGGGTGAGTGAGCAGTCGTGACGTGATGCCGGGTGTTTCCTGTCATCCTCACCCCTCCGCCCTCTCAGGCTGGCTGGTCCTCGGCATCAGCCGGCTGCGGTGGGGCTTCGTCCAGCCGCAGGTGGAGGAAGGTGAGAAGGAGGCGGATCATACGGATGTGGCTGTCCACAGACGCTTCGTCGCAGACTCGGCTTCGCTCTTCCTGATTTACTTCCTGCAGCTGGTCGTCATGGCGATGTACCTGAGCCAGGAGCTTCTGAAGCTTGTGCCTCTGCTGACCATCGTGTTCGCCCTGGGAAGGTGAGTCCGAACCTCTCTAGGAGCTCGACTCCCTGCGACAGACGTGGCTGTGTTTCCCACCTGCAGGCTGGTCTACTGGGTGTCGGCGGCGTTCGGCAGCAGCATCCGAGGTTTTGGCTTTGGACTCTCCTTCCTGCCGAGTCTGGTGATGATGGTGGCCAACATCTACTTTATCTTCACACTTGAGTCGTCTGGCTCCTTCTTCTCGCTGCCGACGGCGCCTGAACGACAGCAGACTGTGCCACCTGGCCGCCAGCGCTTCTGGGGATAAGCAGTTCAAGAAAGCGATgaatatatcattttatttagaGAATGTATGGATAGCAGTCATTTGATCTGGTCTTGAACGAGGCCACGCAACTAGAGTCATACGGAGGCCGCACCTGTTTATCACATGCTCAACACCACtttctgtcacatgatcaaatccATCTGGTGAATAATGACAGCTgatgtttgtttcaaatgttttactTGTTTTGTTATAGCCTTCTATTTACTGTTTAATCCTTTCTTTTACTGTAAAAAGTTGATTAtgattttttatataatttatggaagagaaaataaaatcattgaAAGTCCTCTGTCGTCGTCCACTGGTCAGGTGTGGTATTG encodes the following:
- the tmem79b gene encoding transmembrane protein 79, with protein sequence MMEDVGGAKTTGEAQEEEEERSARTEASTLQWSQSRQAGGQTAKGDRLSVRSDVSREAVSWTESQRELQVEKEKQEWRAEEPVADKVVHLDLLEHGMEENCLPEKAAQVFSPAITVLPAPTSPTESDACWEQRQSFLANQDYNQHGYQYDWPEETQPSRCGRGCPGRDVLKMSVSLTTAAIFFPFLVWGGFVFLPFDAPLLDSAPLRLVYTLRCSVFAALPIILGWLVLGISRLRWGFVQPQVEEGEKEADHTDVAVHRRFVADSASLFLIYFLQLVVMAMYLSQELLKLVPLLTIVFALGRLVYWVSAAFGSSIRGFGFGLSFLPSLVMMVANIYFIFTLESSGSFFSLPTAPERQQTVPPGRQRFWG